One Ananas comosus cultivar F153 linkage group 1, ASM154086v1, whole genome shotgun sequence DNA window includes the following coding sequences:
- the LOC109715814 gene encoding protein TIC 40, chloroplastic-like isoform X2, producing the protein MDRITLISPKFASIPCSPIPNKLFPKFPAPIRRRIGCFASSLTDGDKEKPEMQSYTSIPSSADNEASIACQTPRFLEPYAASCIGSPLLWIGVGVGVSATFSVVATKFKRKAIREAFKAVMDPTVPQNGKFNAEAFTPDSPFPFPAESASAPTAASEAHVESQPATMDDVPAAEIEANAPVESEQTESSEE; encoded by the exons ATGGATCGAATTACCCTAATCTCCCCCAAATTCGCATCAATCCCGTGTTCTCCGATCCCCAATAAGCTTTTCCCCAAATTCCCCGCTCCAATTAGGAGGAGAATCGGGTGCTTCGCCTCCTCTCTCACCGATGGAGATAAAG AGAAACCGGAAATGCAGAGCTACACGAGCATTCCGTCGTCAGCTGACAATGAGGCATCTATTGCTTGTCAAACTCCTCGATTTTTGGAGCCATACGCAGCAAGCTGCAT AGGCTCACCTCTTCTGTGGATTGGAGTTGGAGTTGGGGTATCAGCAACATTTTCAGTG GTGGCGACGAAATTTAAG AGAAAGGCGATTCGAGAAGCATTCAAGGCTGTGATGGATCCCACGGTGCCGCAAAATGGCAAGTTCAATGCAGAGGCGTTCACTCCAGACTCGCCATTCCCTTTTCCTGCTGAATCAGCTTCAGCTCCAACCGCCGCATCAGAAGCACATGTTGAATCACAACCTGCAACAATGGATGATGTTCCTGCAGCAGAAATTGAAGCAAATGCGCCTGTAGAGAGTGAACAAACTGAATCAAGCGAGGAATAA
- the LOC109715814 gene encoding protein TIC 40, chloroplastic-like isoform X3 produces the protein MDRITLISPKFASIPCSPIPNKLFPKFPAPIRRRIGCFASSLTDGDKVAEKPEMQSYTSIPSSADNEASIACQTPRFLEPYAASCIGSPLLWIGVGVGVSATFSVRKAIREAFKAVMDPTVPQNGKFNAEAFTPDSPFPFPAESASAPTAASEAHVESQPATMDDVPAAEIEANAPVESEQTESSEE, from the exons ATGGATCGAATTACCCTAATCTCCCCCAAATTCGCATCAATCCCGTGTTCTCCGATCCCCAATAAGCTTTTCCCCAAATTCCCCGCTCCAATTAGGAGGAGAATCGGGTGCTTCGCCTCCTCTCTCACCGATGGAGATAAAG TTGCAGAGAAACCGGAAATGCAGAGCTACACGAGCATTCCGTCGTCAGCTGACAATGAGGCATCTATTGCTTGTCAAACTCCTCGATTTTTGGAGCCATACGCAGCAAGCTGCAT AGGCTCACCTCTTCTGTGGATTGGAGTTGGAGTTGGGGTATCAGCAACATTTTCAGTG AGAAAGGCGATTCGAGAAGCATTCAAGGCTGTGATGGATCCCACGGTGCCGCAAAATGGCAAGTTCAATGCAGAGGCGTTCACTCCAGACTCGCCATTCCCTTTTCCTGCTGAATCAGCTTCAGCTCCAACCGCCGCATCAGAAGCACATGTTGAATCACAACCTGCAACAATGGATGATGTTCCTGCAGCAGAAATTGAAGCAAATGCGCCTGTAGAGAGTGAACAAACTGAATCAAGCGAGGAATAA
- the LOC109715814 gene encoding protein TIC 40, chloroplastic-like isoform X1, producing the protein MDRITLISPKFASIPCSPIPNKLFPKFPAPIRRRIGCFASSLTDGDKVAEKPEMQSYTSIPSSADNEASIACQTPRFLEPYAASCIGSPLLWIGVGVGVSATFSVVATKFKRKAIREAFKAVMDPTVPQNGKFNAEAFTPDSPFPFPAESASAPTAASEAHVESQPATMDDVPAAEIEANAPVESEQTESSEE; encoded by the exons ATGGATCGAATTACCCTAATCTCCCCCAAATTCGCATCAATCCCGTGTTCTCCGATCCCCAATAAGCTTTTCCCCAAATTCCCCGCTCCAATTAGGAGGAGAATCGGGTGCTTCGCCTCCTCTCTCACCGATGGAGATAAAG TTGCAGAGAAACCGGAAATGCAGAGCTACACGAGCATTCCGTCGTCAGCTGACAATGAGGCATCTATTGCTTGTCAAACTCCTCGATTTTTGGAGCCATACGCAGCAAGCTGCAT AGGCTCACCTCTTCTGTGGATTGGAGTTGGAGTTGGGGTATCAGCAACATTTTCAGTG GTGGCGACGAAATTTAAG AGAAAGGCGATTCGAGAAGCATTCAAGGCTGTGATGGATCCCACGGTGCCGCAAAATGGCAAGTTCAATGCAGAGGCGTTCACTCCAGACTCGCCATTCCCTTTTCCTGCTGAATCAGCTTCAGCTCCAACCGCCGCATCAGAAGCACATGTTGAATCACAACCTGCAACAATGGATGATGTTCCTGCAGCAGAAATTGAAGCAAATGCGCCTGTAGAGAGTGAACAAACTGAATCAAGCGAGGAATAA